CCTGTCGATGTTCGCTTGGACGGCGCCAAAGCCCTCGTTTCTTGTGGTTCATCACGCTTTGAGCTGCCCCTTATCCCACTTGATGATTACCCACCATTGCCTAAGCTTCCTGCCGGCACCGGTTCCATCAATGCGAAGCTCTTCACCGAGGCTGTCTCCCAGGTGGCATCTGCCGCGGGCAAGGATGATTCCCTTCCAATGCTTACCGGCGTGAGCATGGAAATTTCAGGAAACCAGATCAACCTCGCAGCAACCGACCGTTTCCGTCTGGCTCTGCGCACCTTCGAATGGGAGTCCAACGAAGCTGACCTCAACGCCAAGTTGCTCATTCCAGCCAAGACGTTGCTGGATAACGCCCGCACTTTGGACACCGGCCTGAACGATCCCATCGACATCGCAGTCGGTACCGGCGATCAGATCGGCCGCGAAGGTCTTTTTGGAGTTCACACCGAAAACCGCGAGACCACCACGCGACTACTTGACGCCGATTTCCCCAACATCACCCCATTGCTGCCGAAGAAGCACACCGCAATGGCATCCGTGGAAATTGCACCGCTTCTTGATGCCATCCGCCGCGTTTCCCTCGTGGCTGAGCGCAACGCGCAGATCATCTTGCAATTCAGCGAAGGCCAGGTCCTGCTCACCGCAGGTGGTACCGATGCAGGTCACGCCGAGGAAACCCTGCCCTGCGCATTCTCCGGCAAGGAACTGACCATCGCGTTCAACCCGGGCTACCTCAAAGACGGACTGTCGGTCATTCCAACCGCCCGCGCGGTATTCGGATTCACCGAGCCTTCCCGACCTGCGATCATGATCCCAGAACCTGATGAATACCCAGAGGCTGACAGCGACGGCGTCTTTGACACCCCAGAGACCTACTTCACCTACCTGCTCATGCCAGTGCGCCTACCAGGCTAATCACCAATAATTCCCGCGTTTTCCTAAAACCCCCAACCAAGCTCAAAGAAGGAGGCCATGCCAGGTGCACATCCGATCCTTGGAACTACGTGACTACCGGTCATGGCCCGAGCTCAAGGTGGATCTGGAACCGGGAATCACAGTCTTCATCGGCCGAAACGGCTTCGGAAAAACAAATATCGTCGAGGCCATCGGCTATCTTGCGCATCTGTCCTCACACCGTGTGTCCACGGATGCGCCGTTGGTGCGGGCGCATGCAGAAAACGCCAGGATTTCTGCAGTTGCGGTCAACCAGGGACGCGAGCTGGCGGCGCACTTGCTTATCAAACCGCATGCCGCTAACCAGGGAAGTCTGAATCGCACTCGGGTGAAATCGCCTCGTGAGCTGCTCGGTGTGGTCAAAACTGTGTTGTTTGCGCCGGAAGACTTGGCGCTGGTTAAAGGTGAGCCAGCGGAGAGGCGTCGGTACCTAGATGACATCATCGCCACGCGCCAGCCTCGCATGGCTGGCGTGAAGTCGGACTACGACAAGGTGCTCAAACAGCGCAACGCCCTGCTCAAAACAGCAACAATTGCTTTGCGACGCGGCTACGGCACCGAAGAAGGAGCCGCCGCTCTTAGTACCCTCGATACGTGGGATGGGCAGCTCTCCAAGTTGGGTGCTGAAGTCATGGCTGCACGTTTTGCCCTGCTCAAAGAGCTGGAACCGAAAATTCACGAGGTTTATGCCACCATCGCACCGGAATCCAGGCCTGCTTCAGTGACCTACAAAACCACCATTGATCAGGGACTTTCTGGCTTCCCAGAGTTTGATACTGGCGTAATCGAAGCCACGTTGCTCACCGAACTTGCTGCCAAACGTCAGCGAGAGATCGAACGCGGATCAAGCCTTGTCGGACCGCATCGCGATGACTTGGAATTACTGCTTGGCGATCAACCCGCCAAAGGCTTCGCCAGCCACGGCGAGACCTGGTCCTATGCCTTGTCGCTGCGCATCGCAGAATTTAATCTCCTGCGCGGTGACGGCACGGACCCCATCCTTATCCTGGATGATGTCTTTTCTGAGCTTGATGCTGGTCGACGCGAAAAACTTGTCGGCATCGCCCAGGACGTGGAGCAAGTACTTATCACGGCGGCGGTCAGCGATGATCTGCCAGAGAACTTAAGTGCTGCTCTTGCGGCACAGCATGTGGTGACGGTGGAAGATACTGAGCTTGGTCGAATCTCACTAATGGATAAGTCATGACAGATCCCATTGAGCAGGCATTTGAACGCGTCCGCGCAGAAGCCCTGCGTCGCAATGGATCTGTGCCCAACCTCAACAAGAATGAACCGGTGAAAAGGCGGGCGAAGAGGAAAGAAGGCGTCGAAAAGCAAAAAAAGGGCCGTCCCACCGGCCTTGATGGGCGCCGCAAACGTTATGAACGCGGCGCTGAGTCGCTGGGAGCGGTGCTGAATAAGGAAATTCAGCGGCGTGGCTGGGGCAAAGACATTGCTGGTGGCTGGGTGACGTCCAATTGGGAGGAGCTCGTTGGCGCAAAGATCGCGCAGCACACAAAAGTGGAAATGATTAAGGATAAAAAACTGTTTATTACTTGTGATTCCACGGCGTGGGCGACCAATCTGCGCATGATGCAACGACAAATCCTGCAGGTCATCGCAGAAAAAGTCGGCCCAAACATCATTGTTGAGCTGAAAATCTTCGGACCTCAAGCACCCAGCTGGCGAAAAGGGCCTCTTCACGTCAAAGGACGCGGCCCGCGCGACACTTACGGATAGATTTCCTGAAAGTTTTGATGAGAAAATCGTCGAATTGGGGCCTATTTGTCCGTTTCTCGCGTTGTGCATGCCACTATGTGGGGACCTAAGCGTGTAATATGAAAAGGTCTGTATCGGATAAGTAGCGAGGAGTGTTCGTTAAAAGTGGCAAACACTGAACACAATTATGACGCTTCATCGATCACCATCCTTGAAGGTCTTGAGGCGGTTCGAAAGCGCCCAGGCATGTACATCGGTTCCACGGGACCGCGTGGTCTGCACCACCTGATTTGGGAAGTCGTCGACAACTCGGTGGATGAGGCCATGGCCGGATACGCCACCAAGGTAGAAGTAACCCTGTTGGAAGACGGTGGCGTCGAAGTCATCGATGACGGTCGAGGCATCCCAGTTGATATGCATCCGTCAGGTGCCCCAACTGTGCAGGTTGTCATGACCCAGCTGCACGCCGGTGGTAAGTTTGACTCTGATTCTTACGCGGTGTCTGGCGGTCTCCACGGTGTGGGTATTTCCGTGGTCAACGCCCTGTCCACCCGTGTCGAGGCTGATATTAAGCTCCACGGCAAGCACTGGTACCAAAATTTCAAGAACTCAGTTCCCGATGAGCTCGTTGAAGGCGGCAACGCCCGCGGCACCGGAACCACGATTCGTTTTTGGCCAGATGCTGAGATCTTCGAAACCACTGAGTTTGATTTCGACACCATCTCACGCCGTCTGCAGGAAATGGCATTCCTAAACAAGGGTCTGACCATTTCCCTGACCGACAACCGCGCCACCGACGAAGAACTCGAGCTTGAAGCCCTAGCCGAGCAGGGCGAAACCGCCCCAGAGCTCTCCCTCGACGAGATCGACAAAGACACCGAGCTTGTCGACGCCACCGGTGACGCTCCAAAGAAGCCCAAGAAGCGTGAGAAGAAGAAAATCTTCCACTACCCCAAGGGGCTCGAGGATTACGTCAACTTCCTCAACCGCAGCAAAACGGCCATCCACCCCTCCATCGTGTCCTTCGACGCCAAGGGCGACGACCACGAGGTGGAAATTGCTATGCAATGGAACTCCTCATACAAGGAATCCGTGCACACCTTCGCCAACACCATCAACACTCATGAAGGTGGTACCCACGAAGAAGGTTTCCGTGCTGCACTGACCTCGTTGATGAACCGCTACGCCCGCGAGCACAAGCTTCTGAAAGAAAAGGAAGCCAACCTCACCGGTGACGACTGCCGTGAAGGTCTTTCCGCTGTCATTTCCGTCCGCGTAGGCGACCCACAGTTCGAAGGCCAGACCAAAACCAAGCTGGGCAACACCGAAATCAAGTCCTTCGTCCAGCGCATGACCAACGAGCACGTTGGCCACTGGTTGGAAGCAAACCCTGCTGAAGCCAAGGTGATCATCAACAAGGCTGTCGGTTCCGCACAAGCGCGTCTTGCTGCTCGAAAAGCCCGCGACCTGGTCCGACGCAAGTCTGCCACCGACCTTGGAGGCCTCCCCGGAAAGCTCGCCGACTGCCGATCCAAGGATCCAGAAAAGTCCGAACTCTACATCGTGGAGGGTGACTCCGCAGGTGGTTCCGCAAAGTCTGGCCGTGACTCCATGTTCCAGGCGATCCTTCCGCTGCGAGGCAAGATCCTCAACGTGGAAAAGGCCCGCCTGGACAAGGTGCTCAAGAACGCCGAAGTTCAAGCGATCATCACCGCACTGGGAACCGGTATCCACGACGAGTTTGATATCTCTAAGCTGCGCTATCACAAGATTGTATTGATGGCCGACGCCGACGTTGACGGTCAGCACATCGCAACCTTGCTTCTGACCTTGCTGTTCCGCTTCATGCCAGACCTCGTCGCCGAAGGCCACGTCTACCTGGCACAGCCACCGCTGTACAAACTCAAGTGGCAGCGTGGCGAACCAGGATTTGCCTACTCCGACGACGAGCGCGATGAGCAGCTCGCCGAAGGTCTCGCTGCTGGACGCAAGATCAATAAGGATGATGGCATTCAGCGCTACAAGGGTCTCGGCGAGATGAATCCCAACGAGCTGTGGGAAACCACCATGGACCCCACCGTCCGTATCCTCCGCCGTGTCGATATCGCTGACGCGCAGCACGCAGATGAGCTGTTCTCCATTTTGATGGGTGACGATGTTGTTGCTCGCCGCAGCTTCATTACACGCAACGCAAAGGATGTTCGCTTCCTGGACGTCTAATGGACGTCTAAGATGCTGTTTCGCACCGCACACTGCCTTATTTTGAGGGCGGAGTGCGGTGCGATCTGCGTTGGGGACAAGTTCTCGGCGCCAAAGTTGGGGGAGGGGCTGCGGTGCGATTTTAGGGGCCGAGACTCGAACTTGCGTGCCGATCGCACGGACGATTACTGGTATGCCAGATTTTCCGTGTGATTGGCACATTTTTAGGCCGAATAATGTGCGAATCGCACAGAAATTTTCGGATTTCTAAAATTTCCGTGCGATTGGCACAAAAACAGAATTTAACAGTTTTACATGCAGTTATCGTGATTGTTTGTAGGCCGTTCTGAGACACTTTCAGGGAACATTTCGATGGAATGTATATTTGAAAAATAAGACTCCTTAAATTGGCTTCTAGCGAGTGGGCTCCGAGGTGTTCCTGCGGTCACTGCGGTCACTCTGGGCACGGTGGAAGTGGAGGAGCCTCCTCATCAGAGCTCAGCTACCCTAGGATTTGTGAAATCTACTGAACCTAAACTCACAGAACATGTCGATATGCCGGATGGCTCTACAACGCCCGTCCAGATTTGGTCGGCTGAGGATCCAACAGCGCAGTTGATCATGGTGTGGCCAGGTTTTGGGATGGGAGGGTACTACTACCGGCCGCTGGCAAGTGCGTTAAATGAGGCTGGTTTTCATGTTGCTATCGGGGAGTTGCGTGGCCAGGGGCAAAGTTCTGCGAAGGCTAGTAGAAAAAACCAGTGGGGATACAATGATCTTGCCTCGGTGGACTTTCCTCGACAGATTAGAGCTGCAAAGACGGCACTCGAGCTAGCTGATGATCACCCGATGACTTTTGTGTCGCATTCGATGGGTGGCCAGATTTCATGTCTTTTTGCAGCTCGTCCAGAAGCTGAAGTCCTGAATTTACGCAGTATTTTCCGAGTGGGTGCAGGTTCGCCGTATCGCCCAACGTTTAGTCCGAAAATGGGGAAGCGGATGGGGTTGGGATCCGTGTTCCTCGGTGTTATCGGTGGGTATATCTTGGGGTTTTGGCCGGGCAAAGTGTGGGGCCAAGATTTTGTGGGGTACGGTCGTCAGTCTGGCACGCATATGAGGGAATGGAGGCGTTTTCATAAGCACAATTCCTTGGATAATCTCGCAGGCCAAGACATTGATTATGTGCAGGAAATGCGCAAGGTGAGGATCCCTGTGACGTTGACGCGGTGCCCGAATGATGAGGATTGTCCCGAGGCGTCCATTGATGCATTGGCAAGCTTTATCCCGCAGGCGATGGTGCAGAAACGAGAAATTCCCGAGGCCCTGGGACATAACCGGTGGGCTCGGGAACCTGAATCGACGGTGGCTGTGTTCTTGGAGAGTTAGCGTCCAATCGATTTGAGGTACAGCTTTCGCCACAGTGTGACAAAGAATCCAATGAAGAATGCCGCGAATACTGTGCCTTCACGCACACCGACAAGTGCGCCCATGGTGGCAAGCGACAAGATGGCGGCGAGGGTGATGAAACTCCAGTCGACAATTTGCTTCATGGTGCCAAATTGCACTTTCGGGAACGCTGTGACCAGGGCTGATACAAAGCCTTCGCCAGCCAAGAAGGTGACATTTGCTAAAACTTGGATGAAAACACCGATGGAGATCAGCACGGTTCCTAGGATGATCCACACCCAGGACAGTGCGTAGTTGTCGGTTTCAGCCCACCCGGTGATTAGAAGTGCGACGTCGCAAAGGAATCCGAAGAGGAACGCCCACACGATTTGGATGAGCATGTGCGCCTTGAACTTGGATCTCAAAATGAGCATTTGACCCACGACGAGGACGGCGTTGAAGATGACGGTGGTCCATCCCAGTGAAATTCCAAAGGCAGCGGAGGAGACCACGGGGAGGGCGGAAATTGTCGTGGTACCCAAGCCTGCGTGCACGGTGATGCCAATGGCAAACGCCATGATAAAGATCCCGACAAAAAACATTGCCCACCGAACGGGGAGGGGAAAGCGTTGTGCGGGATCTAAAGGTTTCTTATCGGATGAGCTCACGTAGCTATTGTGCGCTCTTTTCAATTAACTGACCAATTGCGGGTAGTTCCTGCTCAATTACTTTGGATGCCTTGCCACGGACGCCCTTGTACACTTTGTCGAGTCCTGGGACGTTGATGGAATTGGCATTGCGGTCGGCAACACTGAGGATGGCGTCGAGTGCGCGAGTCCTGTTTGCAGAGAGGTGCTCACCAAAAGAGGAACCTTGGCCGCCTTTGTATTCCTGCCATAGGGGATCGAGGGAGTCTGCGAGCTCGGGGAGGAGGCGTCGGGAGCCTTTGTCCACGATGTTGCTATCTACCTTAGTTGCCGCGGAGAGCGCGCCTTTGAGCGCGATGCCGGTGAGGCCGGACTGCTTTTGTACGGTGTCGACGATGAACGTGGACATTTCGTTGACGCAATCGTCGAATTTGGTGGATACCAGCAGTTCCTTGAGTGAAGTCATAAGCCATAGTTTAGTTGAAATGAGAAACGGCCGACGCCTCTCGCGAAATGTTTTCGCGGGCGTCAGGCCGTTTTCTTGAAAAGTTGTTGCAACCCTTCCTCCACAGAGACGTGAAACCACATCCGTCCCTGTAATCACAACAGTCACAAAGCTTACATATCTTCACAGCAAGCCTGCAACCCCAAGAGAAACCCCACAAGCGGGCCAGGGTTAGACGAACTTGAGGGGATACTGTCGGATGGGATGGAGGGCTACCTGGATTGCGGCTGTGCGCAGGATATTTTCGTCGGCACGTTGGATGCGCAGCTGACTGCCAGTGGCAGATCGCAGGTGGGACACCACAATCTTTAAAGTTTCCGGGTCGAGGGTGAAGGCTTCGCCGGCGAATACCACGGCATCAGGGTCGACAATGTCGACGGCCGCGGTGACGGATGTGGCAAGGTGGCGGGCGCGGTCGTTGAGGACGTCGCGGGCAATTGGGTTGGTGCGGGCGAGTGCGACAAGTTCGGTGAAGGTGGTGGCAGTGAGGCCGCGTCGAGAAGCGTCTTTTAATGTGTTTGCATTGCCGAACGTGGTGGAGGTGCGCCCGGTGTGGGGGCGGTGCACGGCGCCGTGGAAAATCCACGAGTGGGCGACCACTTCGCGGGCGTAGAAGTAGAGCGTGGACTGAGTGGAGTCGGTGCCAAGCGGTGCGTTGATGATTTCGGTGCCAGCCATCGCTGCGACACCGGTGCCGAGGGTCGCAGGAAAGGGGAGGTGAGCTGCAATATCCACGTTTGACCAGCCATAATCGGTGGAGGTGAGATGGCCGTCGGTGCTGACATGGGCGGAAAATGCCATGCCGACGTTGAGCGGATCGGGGAGGCCGGTCCCCAGTGCGCTGAGGCGTTCGCTGACGTGATTTAGGGTGGATTCTGCGGACACGGCTTGCACGTTATGGTCAAGGCGTTCGTGGCGGATTACGCGTCCGGCAACATCGCAGACCGTGATATCTGTGCTACGTAGACCGATGTGTGCACCCCAGGCGGTGAGATGTCGGCCGTCTAAACCCAGCTTAGTGCGCGGGCGGCCGGAGCGGGCCGAAGCCTCAGGCGTGGTGCGGGTTTCTTCGACTAAACCTGCATCAATAAGGGCGGAAACATGCCGTGTTACCCCAGCCTGAGAGAGTTCCAAATCACGCTGCAAGGAGGTCCGATCGGCATCGGTTGCGCGAATTTGATGGAATACCCGCGCTACGGGAAGGGCGGGTGCGGTGATATGGATGGGCTGGGTTCGAGTGGCAAGCATATGCCAAGAATAGACAGAATTGTCTATTTATAGAAGTTTAGATTCACTTCATTCGGTGTAAATTTTAGACAAGTCGGTCTACTTATTGATGTCCAATAAGACCCTCTGTATAACCGCCGCGAACGTCTCATTTTTGCCACTCAGTGGCTCTAATAAGCGAATCATTTCCGAGACTTTTGAGGCCATCGCCGATGCGGAACCGAACACGCGCACCCCATGGAAACTCGCAGTGCTTACCCCTGAAACTGCAGCTAGAGCGGCAAAATCACGCACCACCACGCCGTGGGCCGCGCACACTTCATCGGCAATTGCTAATACATTGTCCGAACTTAGGCCCCTCATCGCGCTTGCCTAATACGCTTTTCGACGCCCGCATACTCGGTTACCACGTTCCGGGCGAGTTCGGCGATGTAAGCGTCGTCAAGCAATCGGCTTGCGGCCGCAACGATGGCGCGGGTAGTTGCTTCCTGCTTGCTGCACCCTTGGGTGCGGGCAAGGAGAGTGAGCGCGCGATCTTGATCTTCGGTGAGCCTCAATGTCATAGCCATACCCGAAATGGTATCAACCTGATACCGAATAAGTGTCGCTCAAGGCGCTGAAACGTCCTGTGGGCTAAAATTGGTGGGGTTGACACGAAGAAAGGTGATCAGTGAGCGACGAGAATACCGGACAATATGACCGCGTTAATCCCATTGATATCAATGAGGAAATGCAGTCGAGCTATATCGACTACGCGATGTCAGTCATCGTCGGCCGCGCCCTCCCCGAGGTTCGCGACGGCCTAAAGCCCGTCCACCGCCGCGTTTTGTACGCGATGTTTGACAACGGCTACCGCCCCGACCGCAGCTACGTGAAGTCTGCAAAACCAGTGGCAGACACCATGGGTAACTTCCACCCACACGGTGACTCCGCAATTTATGACACGCTGGTTCGCATGGCTCAGCCATGGTCCATGCGTTACCCACTCGTGGATGGCCAGGGTAACTTCGGTTCCCGCGGCAACGACGGCCCTGCGGCAATGCGTTATACCGAGTGTCGCATGACCCCGCTGGCCATGGAAATGGTCCGCGACATCCGCGAAAATACTGTTGATTTCTCCCCGAACTACGACGGTAAAACCCTCGAACCAGACGTGTTGCCATCCCGTGTTCCCAACCTGTTGATGAACGGTTCGGGCGGTATCGCGGTCGGTATGGCCACGAACATTCCACCGCACAACTTGAACGAGCTTGCCGACGCCATTTTTTGGCTTCTGGAAAACCCAGATGCCGAAGAATCCGAAGCGCTGGAAGCCTGCATGAAGTTCGTTAAGGGACCAGACTTCCCAACCGCTGGTCTCATCATTGGTGATAAGGGCATCCACGACGCCTACACCACCGGTCGCGGCTCCATCCGTATGCGCGGTGTGACCTCCATTGAAGAAGACGGCAACCGTACCGTCATCGTCATCACCGAGCTGCCGTACCAGGTCAACCCTGACAACCTGGTCTCTAACATTGCTGAGCAGGTGCGCGACGGCAAGCTGGTGGGTATCTCCAAGATCGACGATGAGTCATCCGACCGCGTCGGTATGCGCATCGTCGTCACCTTGAAGCGTGACGCCGTTGCCCGCGTGGTGCTGAACAACCTGTTCAAGCACTCCCAGCTGCAGACCAACTTCGGCGCCAACATGTTGTCTATCGTTGATGGCGTGCCACGCACCCTCCGCCTAGATCAGATGCTGCGCTACTACGTGGCTCACCAGATCGAGGTCATTGTTCGCCGCACCCAGTTCCGCCTGGACAAGGCCGAGGAACGCGCCCACATTCTGCGCGGTCTGGTAAAGGCACTGGACATGCTCGACGAGGTCATCGCCCTGATCCGTCGCAGCCCAACCCCAGAAGAAGCCCGCACTGGTTTGATGTCTCTCCTGGATGTTGATGAAGTTCAGGCGGACGCCATCCTTGCTATGCAGCTGCGTCGACTGGCAGCACTTGAGCGCCAGAAAATCGTCGACGAGCTCGCCGAAATTGAAATCGAGATCGCTGACCTCAAGGACATTCTGGCCAGCCCAGAACGCCAGCGCTCCATCGTCCACGATGAACTCAAGGAAATCGTGGACAAATACGGCGATGAGCGTCGCTCCCAGATCATCGCCGCTACCGGTGACGTTTCTGAAGAAGACCTCATCGCCCGCGAAAACGTTGTCATCACGATT
The window above is part of the Corynebacterium deserti GIMN1.010 genome. Proteins encoded here:
- the dnaN gene encoding DNA polymerase III subunit beta is translated as MESQNVSFRVAREDLVTAVAWVARNLPTKPTQPVLRAMLITADDEGLELAGYDYDVSTRVRLSAEVSQPGRFAVAGKLLSEITGTLPNKPVDVRLDGAKALVSCGSSRFELPLIPLDDYPPLPKLPAGTGSINAKLFTEAVSQVASAAGKDDSLPMLTGVSMEISGNQINLAATDRFRLALRTFEWESNEADLNAKLLIPAKTLLDNARTLDTGLNDPIDIAVGTGDQIGREGLFGVHTENRETTTRLLDADFPNITPLLPKKHTAMASVEIAPLLDAIRRVSLVAERNAQIILQFSEGQVLLTAGGTDAGHAEETLPCAFSGKELTIAFNPGYLKDGLSVIPTARAVFGFTEPSRPAIMIPEPDEYPEADSDGVFDTPETYFTYLLMPVRLPG
- the recF gene encoding DNA replication/repair protein RecF (All proteins in this family for which functions are known are DNA-binding proteins that assist the filamentation of RecA onto DNA for the initiation of recombination or recombinational repair.), with translation MHIRSLELRDYRSWPELKVDLEPGITVFIGRNGFGKTNIVEAIGYLAHLSSHRVSTDAPLVRAHAENARISAVAVNQGRELAAHLLIKPHAANQGSLNRTRVKSPRELLGVVKTVLFAPEDLALVKGEPAERRRYLDDIIATRQPRMAGVKSDYDKVLKQRNALLKTATIALRRGYGTEEGAAALSTLDTWDGQLSKLGAEVMAARFALLKELEPKIHEVYATIAPESRPASVTYKTTIDQGLSGFPEFDTGVIEATLLTELAAKRQREIERGSSLVGPHRDDLELLLGDQPAKGFASHGETWSYALSLRIAEFNLLRGDGTDPILILDDVFSELDAGRREKLVGIAQDVEQVLITAAVSDDLPENLSAALAAQHVVTVEDTELGRISLMDKS
- a CDS encoding DciA family protein; this translates as MTDPIEQAFERVRAEALRRNGSVPNLNKNEPVKRRAKRKEGVEKQKKGRPTGLDGRRKRYERGAESLGAVLNKEIQRRGWGKDIAGGWVTSNWEELVGAKIAQHTKVEMIKDKKLFITCDSTAWATNLRMMQRQILQVIAEKVGPNIIVELKIFGPQAPSWRKGPLHVKGRGPRDTYG
- the gyrB gene encoding DNA topoisomerase (ATP-hydrolyzing) subunit B, giving the protein MANTEHNYDASSITILEGLEAVRKRPGMYIGSTGPRGLHHLIWEVVDNSVDEAMAGYATKVEVTLLEDGGVEVIDDGRGIPVDMHPSGAPTVQVVMTQLHAGGKFDSDSYAVSGGLHGVGISVVNALSTRVEADIKLHGKHWYQNFKNSVPDELVEGGNARGTGTTIRFWPDAEIFETTEFDFDTISRRLQEMAFLNKGLTISLTDNRATDEELELEALAEQGETAPELSLDEIDKDTELVDATGDAPKKPKKREKKKIFHYPKGLEDYVNFLNRSKTAIHPSIVSFDAKGDDHEVEIAMQWNSSYKESVHTFANTINTHEGGTHEEGFRAALTSLMNRYAREHKLLKEKEANLTGDDCREGLSAVISVRVGDPQFEGQTKTKLGNTEIKSFVQRMTNEHVGHWLEANPAEAKVIINKAVGSAQARLAARKARDLVRRKSATDLGGLPGKLADCRSKDPEKSELYIVEGDSAGGSAKSGRDSMFQAILPLRGKILNVEKARLDKVLKNAEVQAIITALGTGIHDEFDISKLRYHKIVLMADADVDGQHIATLLLTLLFRFMPDLVAEGHVYLAQPPLYKLKWQRGEPGFAYSDDERDEQLAEGLAAGRKINKDDGIQRYKGLGEMNPNELWETTMDPTVRILRRVDIADAQHADELFSILMGDDVVARRSFITRNAKDVRFLDV
- a CDS encoding alpha/beta fold hydrolase, yielding MKSTEPKLTEHVDMPDGSTTPVQIWSAEDPTAQLIMVWPGFGMGGYYYRPLASALNEAGFHVAIGELRGQGQSSAKASRKNQWGYNDLASVDFPRQIRAAKTALELADDHPMTFVSHSMGGQISCLFAARPEAEVLNLRSIFRVGAGSPYRPTFSPKMGKRMGLGSVFLGVIGGYILGFWPGKVWGQDFVGYGRQSGTHMREWRRFHKHNSLDNLAGQDIDYVQEMRKVRIPVTLTRCPNDEDCPEASIDALASFIPQAMVQKREIPEALGHNRWAREPESTVAVFLES
- a CDS encoding YczE/YyaS/YitT family protein, which translates into the protein MAFAIGITVHAGLGTTTISALPVVSSAAFGISLGWTTVIFNAVLVVGQMLILRSKFKAHMLIQIVWAFLFGFLCDVALLITGWAETDNYALSWVWIILGTVLISIGVFIQVLANVTFLAGEGFVSALVTAFPKVQFGTMKQIVDWSFITLAAILSLATMGALVGVREGTVFAAFFIGFFVTLWRKLYLKSIGR
- a CDS encoding DUF6918 family protein; translation: MTSLKELLVSTKFDDCVNEMSTFIVDTVQKQSGLTGIALKGALSAATKVDSNIVDKGSRRLLPELADSLDPLWQEYKGGQGSSFGEHLSANRTRALDAILSVADRNANSINVPGLDKVYKGVRGKASKVIEQELPAIGQLIEKSAQ
- a CDS encoding ROK family protein — translated: MLATRTQPIHITAPALPVARVFHQIRATDADRTSLQRDLELSQAGVTRHVSALIDAGLVEETRTTPEASARSGRPRTKLGLDGRHLTAWGAHIGLRSTDITVCDVAGRVIRHERLDHNVQAVSAESTLNHVSERLSALGTGLPDPLNVGMAFSAHVSTDGHLTSTDYGWSNVDIAAHLPFPATLGTGVAAMAGTEIINAPLGTDSTQSTLYFYAREVVAHSWIFHGAVHRPHTGRTSTTFGNANTLKDASRRGLTATTFTELVALARTNPIARDVLNDRARHLATSVTAAVDIVDPDAVVFAGEAFTLDPETLKIVVSHLRSATGSQLRIQRADENILRTAAIQVALHPIRQYPLKFV
- the gyrA gene encoding DNA gyrase subunit A; translated protein: MQSSYIDYAMSVIVGRALPEVRDGLKPVHRRVLYAMFDNGYRPDRSYVKSAKPVADTMGNFHPHGDSAIYDTLVRMAQPWSMRYPLVDGQGNFGSRGNDGPAAMRYTECRMTPLAMEMVRDIRENTVDFSPNYDGKTLEPDVLPSRVPNLLMNGSGGIAVGMATNIPPHNLNELADAIFWLLENPDAEESEALEACMKFVKGPDFPTAGLIIGDKGIHDAYTTGRGSIRMRGVTSIEEDGNRTVIVITELPYQVNPDNLVSNIAEQVRDGKLVGISKIDDESSDRVGMRIVVTLKRDAVARVVLNNLFKHSQLQTNFGANMLSIVDGVPRTLRLDQMLRYYVAHQIEVIVRRTQFRLDKAEERAHILRGLVKALDMLDEVIALIRRSPTPEEARTGLMSLLDVDEVQADAILAMQLRRLAALERQKIVDELAEIEIEIADLKDILASPERQRSIVHDELKEIVDKYGDERRSQIIAATGDVSEEDLIARENVVITITSTGYAKRTKVDAYKSQKRGGKGVRGAELKQDDIVRHFFVSSTHDWILFFTNYGRVYRLKAYELPEASRTARGQHVANLLEFQPGEQIAQVIQIESYEDAPYLVLATAHGRVKKSRLLDYESARSGGLIAINLNEDDRLIGAALCGEEDDLLLVSEFGQSIRFTADDEQLRPMGRATAGVKGMRFRDNDQLLSMCVVRDGEFLLVATSGGYGKRTPLEDYSTQGRGGLGVVTFKYTPKRGRLIGAIAVTEDDEIFAITSAGGVIRTEVNQIRPSSRATMGVRLVNLEEGVELLAIDKNVEDEGEETAEAVAKGAVEGPASKSAARASVIVEESDTDLDSDVEEADSDAENEE